One Streptomyces sp. NBC_01237 genomic region harbors:
- a CDS encoding maleylpyruvate isomerase family mycothiol-dependent enzyme: MTLLPYDRYCDEILHQTDELRAVLKGADLTATVPSCPDWNLRELAVHVGGAHRRVGEIVRSRAGEDIPDEGIPGFAGPEGDDPSALDTWLAVGAASAVAALREAGPGTEVWTWAWERRTDFWVRRMTHETVVHRADATLAAGTGFEVAPEVAADTIDEWLRIVSFVQDGGEDPEAAELRGAGRSLHLHATDVPGAEWLIEFGEDGFTWRRAHEKATVALRGPLTDLMLVFNRRLDPGSDRVEVLGDAELLDFWLERSSFG; encoded by the coding sequence ATGACGCTTCTCCCGTACGACCGTTACTGCGACGAGATCCTCCACCAGACCGACGAACTGAGGGCGGTCCTCAAGGGCGCCGACCTGACGGCGACCGTTCCCAGCTGCCCGGACTGGAACCTTCGGGAACTCGCCGTCCATGTCGGCGGCGCACACCGCCGGGTCGGTGAGATCGTGCGGAGCCGGGCCGGTGAGGACATACCCGACGAAGGGATTCCGGGGTTCGCCGGGCCCGAGGGGGACGATCCGTCCGCCCTCGACACCTGGCTCGCCGTGGGCGCCGCGTCGGCGGTCGCGGCCCTGCGCGAGGCCGGGCCGGGTACGGAGGTCTGGACGTGGGCCTGGGAGCGCCGGACGGACTTCTGGGTGCGGCGCATGACGCACGAGACGGTCGTCCACCGCGCCGACGCCACCCTGGCGGCCGGGACCGGTTTCGAGGTGGCGCCCGAGGTGGCCGCCGACACCATCGACGAATGGCTCCGGATCGTCTCCTTCGTCCAGGACGGCGGTGAGGACCCGGAGGCGGCCGAACTGCGGGGCGCCGGGCGCTCGTTGCATCTGCACGCCACGGACGTGCCGGGCGCCGAGTGGCTGATCGAGTTCGGCGAGGACGGCTTCACCTGGCGGCGGGCCCACGAAAAGGCCACCGTCGCCCTGCGCGGACCGCTCACCGATCTGATGCTCGTCTTCAACCGCAGGCTGGACCCCGGCAGTGACCGGGTCGAGGTGCTCGGCGACGCGGAACTGCTGGACTTCTGGCTGGAGCGCTCGTCCTTCGGATGA
- a CDS encoding LLM class F420-dependent oxidoreductase, which produces MRLGLALGYWGRGPDPGHLALAREAEDLGYDSVWTAEAWGSDAFTPLTWIAAHTSRIRLGTAIAQMAARTPTATAMHALTLDHLSGGRMMLGLGLSGPQVVEGWYGRPFPKSPLTATREYVDVIRQVLAREAPVELDGRFHSHPYTGPDGTGLGRPLKPITHPLRAALPVLLGAEGPKNIAQSTRIADGWLPLYWSPLRTEVYADALTGLRDGFMIAPMARARLCDDVAEGLLPVKAMLGFYIGGMGHAARNFHADLMARMGFEEEARHIQRLFLQGRRQEAVAAVPDAFADEISLVGPRQRIKERLELWRQGPVTDLLVTAPDPATLRVLAELNS; this is translated from the coding sequence ATGCGGCTCGGACTCGCTCTCGGATACTGGGGCCGCGGCCCGGACCCCGGCCATCTCGCGCTGGCCCGGGAGGCGGAGGATCTCGGCTACGACTCGGTGTGGACGGCGGAGGCCTGGGGTTCGGACGCCTTCACCCCGCTGACCTGGATCGCCGCCCACACCTCCCGCATCCGGCTGGGCACGGCCATCGCGCAGATGGCGGCCCGCACGCCCACCGCGACCGCCATGCACGCGCTGACCCTGGACCATCTCTCGGGCGGCCGGATGATGCTCGGGCTCGGGCTCTCGGGGCCGCAGGTGGTGGAGGGGTGGTACGGCCGCCCGTTCCCGAAGAGCCCGCTGACCGCCACCCGCGAGTACGTCGATGTGATCCGCCAGGTCCTGGCGCGGGAGGCGCCCGTCGAGCTCGACGGGCGCTTCCACTCCCACCCGTACACCGGCCCGGACGGCACCGGACTCGGCAGACCGCTGAAGCCGATCACCCATCCGCTGCGCGCCGCCCTGCCCGTACTGCTCGGCGCGGAGGGGCCGAAGAACATCGCCCAGAGCACCCGGATCGCGGACGGCTGGCTGCCGCTGTACTGGTCACCGCTGCGCACCGAGGTGTACGCGGACGCGCTGACCGGGCTCCGCGACGGCTTCATGATCGCGCCGATGGCGCGGGCGCGGCTCTGCGACGACGTCGCGGAGGGGCTGCTGCCGGTGAAGGCGATGCTCGGTTTCTACATCGGCGGGATGGGGCACGCGGCGCGCAACTTCCATGCCGATCTGATGGCCCGGATGGGCTTCGAGGAGGAGGCCCGGCACATCCAGCGCCTGTTCCTCCAGGGCCGCAGGCAGGAGGCGGTCGCCGCGGTGCCGGACGCCTTCGCCGATGAGATCTCGCTCGTCGGGCCACGCCAACGCATCAAGGAGCGGCTGGAGTTGTGGCGCCAGGGGCCGGTCACCGATCTCCTGGTCACGGCGCCGGACCCGGCCACCCTGCGGGTGCTGGCCGAACTCAACAGCTGA